Proteins encoded in a region of the Acidobacteriota bacterium genome:
- a CDS encoding superoxide dismutase has protein sequence MSHQLPPLPYDFAALEPHIDAQTMQIHHGKHHGAYVTNLNAALEKHPALQNKSAEDLIKSLSSVPEDIRTAVRNNGGGHVNHTMFWQIMGPGKGGAPTGRIADVIEHTFGGVDKFKEQLNKAGLGRFGSGWAWLVDHNGTLAIESTANQDNPLMEGKTPILGVDVWEHAYYLKYQNRRADYLAAWWNVINWDAVNARLK, from the coding sequence ATGTCGCACCAGCTTCCGCCGCTTCCCTATGATTTCGCCGCGCTCGAGCCGCACATCGACGCGCAGACGATGCAGATCCACCACGGCAAGCACCATGGGGCGTACGTCACGAACCTGAACGCGGCGCTCGAGAAGCACCCGGCGCTGCAGAACAAGAGCGCCGAGGATCTCATCAAGTCGCTGTCCAGCGTGCCGGAGGACATCCGGACCGCCGTGCGCAACAACGGCGGCGGGCACGTGAACCACACGATGTTCTGGCAGATCATGGGGCCCGGCAAGGGCGGCGCGCCCACCGGACGGATCGCGGACGTCATCGAGCACACCTTCGGCGGCGTCGACAAGTTCAAGGAGCAGTTGAACAAGGCCGGCCTCGGCCGGTTCGGCAGCGGCTGGGCCTGGCTGGTGGATCACAACGGCACGCTGGCCATCGAGAGCACGGCGAACCAGGACAACCCGCTGATGGAAGGCAAGACGCCGATCCTGGGTGTCGACGTGTGGGAGCACGCCTACTACCTGAAGTACCAAAACCGCCGCGCCGACTACCTCGCCGCCTGGTGGAACGTCATCAACTGGGATGCGGTCAACGCGAGGCTGAAGTAG
- the mqnE gene encoding aminofutalosine synthase MqnE: MSRIFVQTRLQSLGLSDIAAKLDAGERLSFEDGVRLFRCPDLHAVGWLANRERERRHGARTYYNFNLRLEATNVCVASCLFCSFARLKPGDREAYTMSLEQVLDKLRQRADQPLTEVHVVNGLHPDLPFSYYTDLLRGLKAIRPSIHLKCFTAVEIAFFADLYGMTDERVLRELMAAGLDSLPGGGAEIFAERVRRRIAPDKADAARYLDIHRTAHGLGMRSNVTMLYGHIETDEERVDHMLRARALQDETGGFQAFIPLAFHPDNNRMRKLPAPTAADTLRVHAAARLVLDNIPHVKAFWIATGVDVAQLALWYGADDLDGTVQEERIYHMAGSRTPEAMSTAAIQRLIRAAGREPVERDTLYNVVAAAPAALMS; the protein is encoded by the coding sequence ATATCGAGGATTTTCGTGCAGACACGCCTGCAGTCCCTCGGGTTGTCCGACATCGCCGCGAAGCTCGACGCCGGAGAGCGGCTGTCGTTCGAGGACGGCGTCCGGCTCTTCCGGTGTCCCGATCTGCACGCCGTCGGCTGGCTCGCCAACCGCGAGCGGGAACGGCGCCACGGCGCGCGCACGTACTACAACTTCAACCTGCGGCTCGAGGCGACCAACGTCTGCGTGGCGAGCTGTCTCTTCTGCTCGTTCGCGCGCCTGAAGCCCGGCGACCGCGAAGCCTACACGATGTCGCTGGAGCAGGTCCTCGACAAGCTGCGCCAGCGCGCGGATCAGCCGCTCACCGAGGTGCACGTGGTGAACGGGCTGCACCCGGATCTGCCGTTCAGCTACTACACCGATCTGCTCCGCGGGCTGAAGGCGATCCGGCCGTCGATTCACCTGAAGTGCTTCACCGCCGTCGAGATCGCGTTCTTCGCGGATCTCTACGGGATGACCGACGAGCGCGTCCTGCGTGAGCTGATGGCGGCCGGGCTCGACTCGCTGCCGGGCGGTGGCGCCGAGATCTTCGCCGAGCGGGTGCGGCGCAGGATCGCGCCCGACAAGGCCGACGCCGCGCGGTACCTCGACATCCACCGGACGGCACACGGCCTCGGCATGCGATCGAACGTCACGATGCTGTACGGCCACATCGAGACCGACGAGGAGCGCGTCGATCACATGCTGCGCGCGCGAGCGCTGCAGGACGAGACCGGCGGGTTCCAGGCGTTCATCCCGCTGGCGTTCCATCCGGACAACAACCGGATGCGCAAGCTGCCCGCGCCGACGGCGGCCGACACGCTGCGCGTGCACGCCGCGGCCCGGCTCGTGCTCGACAACATCCCGCACGTCAAGGCGTTCTGGATCGCCACCGGCGTCGACGTCGCGCAGCTCGCGCTCTGGTACGGGGCCGACGATCTCGACGGCACCGTCCAGGAGGAGCGCATCTACCACATGGCCGGATCGCGGACGCCGGAGGCGATGTCCACGGCGGCGATCCAACGTCTCATCCGCGCCGCCGGCCGCGAGCCGGTCGAGCGCGACACGCTCTACAACGTCGTTGCTGCTGCCCCGGCGGCGTTGATGTCCTGA
- a CDS encoding ABC transporter ATP-binding protein — MTARAAAPDGHAAETIAGISLSVPAGAIVAVLGPNGSGKTTLIRLLSGALAPRSGEIAIDGQPLARFSRAALARRVAVVPQETHLAFDYTVLEIVLMGRYPRLRAFQIERPEDIASALGALAATGTRPLADRAFPTLSGGEKQRVIIASALAQLDNAQPGGAAATDPPALLFLDEPTASLDLRYQLELAGLLTDLNRRRGLTMLLSTHDLGLARSIATHAVLLARGRVLAEGPPAAVLTADLVGRLYDLDPALVAPALR, encoded by the coding sequence GTGACCGCTCGAGCCGCGGCACCGGACGGCCACGCCGCCGAGACGATCGCCGGCATCTCGTTGTCCGTTCCTGCCGGGGCGATCGTCGCCGTGCTCGGGCCCAACGGCTCCGGGAAGACGACGCTGATCCGGCTGCTCTCTGGCGCGCTCGCGCCGCGCTCCGGCGAGATCGCGATCGACGGCCAGCCGCTCGCGCGCTTCTCCCGCGCCGCGCTCGCCCGCCGCGTGGCCGTCGTCCCGCAGGAGACGCATCTCGCCTTCGACTACACGGTGCTCGAGATCGTGCTCATGGGCCGCTATCCGCGGCTGCGCGCCTTCCAGATCGAACGGCCCGAGGACATCGCGTCGGCGCTCGGCGCGCTCGCGGCGACGGGCACGCGGCCGCTCGCCGATCGGGCCTTCCCGACGCTCAGCGGCGGCGAGAAGCAGCGCGTGATCATCGCGTCGGCGCTCGCGCAGCTCGACAACGCGCAGCCGGGCGGCGCGGCGGCCACGGATCCGCCGGCGCTCCTCTTCCTCGACGAGCCCACCGCCTCGCTCGACCTGCGCTACCAGCTCGAGCTCGCCGGCCTGCTGACGGACCTCAACCGCCGCCGCGGCCTGACGATGCTGCTGTCGACGCACGATCTGGGGCTCGCTCGATCCATCGCGACGCACGCCGTGCTCTTGGCGCGCGGACGCGTTCTCGCCGAGGGGCCGCCTGCCGCGGTGCTGACGGCCGACCTGGTCGGCCGGCTGTACGACCTCGATCCGGCGCTCGTCGCGCCGGCGCTGCGATGA
- a CDS encoding iron ABC transporter permease, which produces MAAAVLAAPFIGSAPLSFSRVFDSTRPFADNVDAQIFFLARLPRALAAAVVGATLAAAGVVFQGLLQNPLATPYTLGISAGASLGAMIAISFGTALPLFGVAGASLAGALVAVLVVYALASARHRGISTTVLLLSGVTLNAFFSALILFVQYISGFNETYRALRWLMGDLDVGSYEPILAALPLVALSFAAFAWLARPLNLLSLGRDAAGFRGLDVTRAQRVAFFSGSLATGAAVSVGGPIGFVGIIVPHLVRLLVGADHRLVLPASACFGAAFLVLCDALARTVLAPMELPVGIITALLGGPYFLWLLLRRR; this is translated from the coding sequence ATGGCGGCGGCCGTGCTGGCCGCGCCGTTCATCGGCTCGGCGCCGCTGTCGTTCTCCCGCGTGTTCGACTCGACGCGGCCGTTCGCCGACAACGTCGACGCGCAGATCTTCTTCCTCGCGCGCCTGCCCCGCGCGCTCGCGGCGGCCGTGGTCGGCGCGACGCTGGCGGCGGCCGGCGTGGTGTTCCAGGGCCTGCTGCAGAACCCGCTCGCCACGCCGTACACGCTCGGCATCTCGGCCGGCGCGTCGCTCGGCGCGATGATCGCGATCTCGTTCGGCACCGCGCTTCCCCTCTTCGGCGTCGCCGGCGCGAGCCTCGCCGGCGCGCTCGTCGCGGTGCTCGTCGTCTACGCGCTCGCGAGCGCCCGGCACCGCGGCATCTCCACGACGGTGCTGCTGCTCTCGGGCGTCACGCTCAACGCGTTCTTCTCGGCGCTCATCCTCTTCGTGCAGTACATCAGCGGCTTCAACGAGACGTACCGCGCGCTGCGCTGGCTGATGGGCGATCTCGACGTCGGAAGCTACGAGCCCATCCTCGCCGCGCTCCCGCTCGTCGCCCTCTCGTTCGCCGCCTTCGCCTGGCTCGCGCGGCCGCTGAATCTGCTGAGCCTCGGCCGCGACGCCGCCGGCTTCCGCGGACTCGACGTGACCAGAGCGCAACGCGTGGCGTTCTTCAGCGGATCGCTCGCCACCGGCGCGGCGGTCTCGGTCGGCGGCCCGATCGGGTTCGTCGGCATCATCGTGCCGCACCTCGTGCGGCTGCTCGTCGGCGCGGATCATCGGCTCGTCCTGCCCGCCTCCGCCTGCTTCGGCGCGGCGTTCCTCGTGCTGTGCGACGCGCTCGCTCGCACGGTGCTCGCGCCGATGGAGCTGCCGGTCGGCATCATCACCGCTCTACTCGGCGGCCCCTACTTCCTGTGGCTGCTGCTCCGCCGCCGATGA
- a CDS encoding ABC transporter substrate-binding protein, whose protein sequence is MTRGARRVLLAAAVLMLAASIRAGAQPARTAPSRIISIVPAVTEMLFAIGAGDRVVGVSSFDTYPPEATTRPRVGALVDPDFERIVLFRPDLVVTYASQTELMARLARVGIAVFEYRHSGLADVTATIRQIGARAGSAEAADRLATRIEADLDRIRRTAASRPKRRTALLFGREPGTLRSLYASGGVGFLHDLLELAGGIDVFADVRRENLQVSTETLLQRAPDVIVEIHPSAGWDAQRIARERGVWRQLPALPAVRTGRVHIIADDRLVIPGPRVAESAQLIADALAR, encoded by the coding sequence ATGACGAGGGGCGCGCGACGCGTGCTGCTCGCCGCCGCGGTGTTGATGCTCGCGGCGTCGATCCGTGCCGGCGCGCAGCCAGCGCGGACCGCGCCGTCTCGAATCATCAGCATCGTGCCGGCCGTCACCGAGATGCTCTTCGCGATCGGAGCGGGCGATCGGGTGGTCGGCGTCTCCAGCTTCGATACGTACCCTCCGGAGGCCACGACGCGCCCGAGAGTCGGCGCCCTCGTGGATCCCGACTTCGAGCGCATCGTCCTGTTCCGTCCCGATCTCGTCGTCACCTATGCCTCCCAGACCGAGCTGATGGCGCGGCTCGCGCGTGTCGGCATCGCGGTGTTCGAGTACCGGCACAGCGGGCTGGCGGACGTGACGGCGACGATCCGGCAGATCGGCGCGCGGGCTGGTTCGGCTGAGGCGGCCGATCGGCTGGCGACACGGATCGAGGCGGATCTGGATCGGATCCGGCGCACGGCCGCGAGCCGGCCCAAGCGGCGGACGGCCCTGCTGTTCGGCCGCGAACCCGGAACGCTGCGAAGCCTGTACGCCAGCGGCGGCGTGGGCTTTCTGCACGATCTGCTGGAGCTGGCGGGCGGGATCGACGTCTTCGCCGACGTGCGCCGGGAGAACCTCCAGGTGTCGACCGAAACCCTGCTGCAGCGTGCGCCGGACGTCATCGTGGAGATCCACCCGTCCGCCGGCTGGGATGCGCAGAGGATTGCGCGGGAGCGCGGCGTGTGGCGTCAACTGCCGGCGCTGCCGGCGGTGCGGACCGGACGCGTCCACATCATCGCGGACGATCGGCTCGTGATTCCCGGTCCGCGGGTGGCCGAGAGCGCGCAGCTCATCGCCGACGCGCTGGCCAGATAG
- a CDS encoding ABC transporter substrate-binding protein: MKITVAHSPDSDDAFMFYGLASGAVQVEGIEVDQVLADIETLNRAAFEGRYEVTAVSFHAYAHLVDRYALLPHGASMGDQYGPILVASRPIAPSGGRVPLRGLRIAVPGRLTSAFLTLQLYDRTFEAVVVPFDRIDRAVLDGTVDAGLLIHEGQLTYVQEGLHKVIDLGEWWFERTNGLPLPLGGNVIRRDLGDETMVRVSRMLHDSIAHALSHRADAVAYAQQYGRGLDRQSTDRFVGMYVNQLTLDYGERGRAALERFFGEAFEQGLIPNRVPIEFVGDRSAQR, encoded by the coding sequence ATGAAGATCACCGTCGCTCACAGTCCGGACTCCGACGACGCGTTCATGTTCTACGGCCTGGCGTCGGGTGCCGTCCAGGTCGAGGGCATCGAGGTCGATCAGGTCCTTGCCGATATCGAGACCCTGAACCGCGCGGCGTTCGAAGGCCGCTACGAAGTGACGGCGGTCTCGTTCCACGCGTACGCGCATCTCGTCGACCGGTACGCGCTGCTGCCCCACGGCGCCAGCATGGGCGACCAGTACGGCCCGATCCTCGTGGCCAGCCGGCCGATCGCGCCATCGGGCGGCCGCGTGCCGCTCCGCGGCCTCCGGATCGCGGTGCCCGGCCGGCTCACGTCCGCGTTTCTCACGCTCCAGTTGTACGACCGCACCTTCGAAGCCGTCGTCGTGCCGTTCGATCGGATCGATCGCGCCGTGCTCGACGGCACGGTGGACGCCGGCCTGCTGATTCACGAAGGCCAGTTGACGTACGTGCAGGAGGGCCTGCACAAGGTCATCGATCTGGGGGAGTGGTGGTTCGAGCGGACCAACGGCCTGCCGCTGCCGCTCGGCGGCAACGTCATTCGCCGCGATCTGGGCGACGAGACGATGGTCCGTGTGTCGAGAATGCTGCACGACAGCATCGCGCACGCGCTCAGCCATCGCGCCGACGCCGTCGCGTACGCGCAGCAGTACGGCCGGGGCCTCGATCGGCAATCGACCGACAGGTTCGTCGGCATGTACGTGAACCAGCTCACGCTCGACTACGGCGAGCGCGGCCGCGCCGCCCTCGAGCGCTTCTTCGGTGAGGCGTTCGAGCAGGGGCTGATCCCGAACCGCGTGCCGATCGAGTTCGTCGGCGATCGATCGGCGCAGCGCTGA
- a CDS encoding trehalose-6-phosphate synthase, translating to MRRVAALAITIGLAWILISRFGEPVGPSVTLGLGIALLSAVIAGWLCEFVRLPRITGYLALGLVSGPSLANLITASTARDLQAVSAFTLVLISVIAGLHLDFRAHRETWRGVFSLSILTMLATWAAMVLGFVLIWTWFPIFPDLGPAERATAAVLTALLVTTPAPAVTIAVIAEAGSRGPLTTLAAQVTVLMQLLGALLFAAYQVVLPAMFGAPSAHMTDVLIAGIWSVGGAAAFGLIAGAIFMLYLMYVGRELTVVFLALCLGLTGVVAPFGFEPFLAGLAAGILIQNVRPAAGEIMRDAAEHGAMPALVLFFAVRGASMHVEAVAAVGLSAAAVVAFRLLAMRAATRVSARLAGVDAPEVPLLWRALVPTAGTSLGLMALASTELPGWSANLQALIVAVVAINQLIGPIIFRATLVQAREIGPERGQLVVVSNREPWMHERAEDGSIVVRPTPGGVSVALDALMRERGGVWIAHGAGSADRLVVDKHDRVRVPPDAPAYTLKRVWFTSYQEEHYYAGFANSALWPLCHQAHVRPVFREEDWKAYEQVNRLFAEAAIEEAPPGASVFLNDYHLALAALTLRRRSPSLRTALFWHIPWPDVDRLRICPWRRELLEGLLANDLVAFQLPRDQRHFLSAVNEDLRATISGDAVYHRSRVVRVVAIPIGADFERISALQADDESLAARMAALSQELCLAGRTVGVGVDRLDYTKGIPERIAAIERVLRERPDVREQFVFVQVGVPSRSDVHGYAEISAEIDELVARVNRELGAAGRPGPILYIKRAFQLPDLVALYRLADFCIVSSLHDGMNLVAKEFVAAREDLGGVLILSELAGASEELAESLLINPYDDRGFAEAIARAIDMPEWERRRRMQALRRRVSGRNVLAWASDILDRLERQRRGEFLAG from the coding sequence GTGAGGCGGGTCGCGGCGCTCGCCATCACGATCGGGCTGGCCTGGATCCTGATCAGCCGGTTCGGCGAGCCCGTCGGCCCGTCGGTGACGCTCGGCCTCGGAATCGCGCTGCTCTCGGCGGTGATCGCCGGATGGCTCTGCGAGTTCGTCCGCCTGCCTCGCATCACGGGGTACCTCGCACTCGGTCTGGTCTCGGGGCCGTCGCTCGCGAACCTCATCACGGCGTCCACGGCGCGCGATCTCCAGGCGGTCAGCGCGTTCACGCTCGTGCTGATCTCGGTGATCGCCGGGCTGCACCTCGACTTCAGGGCGCATCGCGAGACATGGCGGGGCGTCTTCAGCTTGAGCATCCTGACCATGCTGGCCACGTGGGCCGCGATGGTGCTCGGGTTCGTGCTGATCTGGACGTGGTTCCCGATCTTCCCGGATCTCGGCCCCGCCGAGCGCGCCACGGCCGCCGTGCTGACGGCGCTCTTGGTGACGACGCCCGCGCCGGCCGTCACGATCGCCGTCATCGCCGAAGCCGGCTCGCGCGGGCCGCTCACCACGCTCGCGGCGCAGGTGACCGTGCTGATGCAGTTGCTCGGCGCGCTCTTGTTCGCGGCCTACCAGGTCGTCCTGCCCGCGATGTTCGGGGCGCCGTCGGCCCACATGACGGACGTGCTGATCGCCGGGATCTGGTCGGTGGGCGGCGCGGCCGCCTTCGGCCTCATCGCCGGCGCGATCTTCATGCTCTACCTCATGTACGTCGGCAGAGAGCTGACGGTCGTGTTCCTGGCTCTCTGTCTCGGCCTGACCGGCGTGGTCGCGCCGTTCGGGTTCGAGCCGTTCCTGGCGGGGTTGGCGGCCGGCATTCTCATTCAGAACGTGAGGCCGGCGGCGGGCGAGATCATGCGGGACGCGGCCGAGCACGGCGCGATGCCGGCCCTGGTGCTGTTCTTCGCGGTGCGCGGCGCATCGATGCACGTCGAGGCGGTCGCCGCCGTCGGCCTGTCGGCCGCGGCCGTCGTCGCCTTCCGGCTGCTCGCGATGCGCGCCGCCACGCGGGTCAGCGCGCGGCTGGCCGGCGTCGACGCGCCGGAGGTCCCGCTGTTGTGGCGCGCGCTCGTGCCCACGGCCGGCACGAGCCTCGGGCTGATGGCGCTCGCGTCCACCGAGCTTCCGGGCTGGAGCGCGAACCTGCAGGCGCTCATCGTCGCGGTCGTGGCCATCAACCAGCTCATCGGTCCGATCATCTTCCGCGCCACGCTCGTCCAGGCCCGCGAGATCGGCCCCGAGCGCGGCCAGCTCGTGGTGGTGTCGAACCGCGAGCCCTGGATGCACGAGCGCGCGGAGGACGGATCGATCGTCGTGCGGCCGACGCCCGGAGGCGTGTCGGTGGCGCTCGACGCGCTGATGCGCGAGCGGGGCGGCGTGTGGATCGCGCACGGCGCCGGCAGCGCCGACCGGCTCGTCGTGGACAAGCACGACCGCGTGCGCGTGCCGCCCGACGCGCCCGCCTACACGCTGAAGCGCGTCTGGTTCACGTCGTACCAGGAGGAGCACTACTACGCGGGCTTCGCCAACAGCGCGCTGTGGCCGCTCTGTCATCAAGCGCACGTGCGCCCGGTCTTCCGCGAGGAGGACTGGAAAGCGTACGAGCAGGTGAATCGTCTCTTCGCCGAAGCGGCGATCGAGGAAGCGCCGCCGGGCGCGTCGGTGTTCCTGAACGACTACCATCTGGCGCTGGCGGCGCTCACGCTCAGGCGCCGCAGCCCGTCGCTGAGGACCGCGCTGTTCTGGCACATCCCATGGCCGGACGTCGACCGGCTGCGCATCTGTCCCTGGCGCCGCGAATTGCTCGAGGGGCTGCTCGCGAACGATCTCGTCGCGTTTCAGTTGCCGCGCGATCAGCGGCACTTCCTGTCGGCGGTGAACGAGGATCTGCGCGCCACGATCTCGGGCGACGCCGTGTACCACCGCAGCCGCGTCGTCCGGGTCGTCGCGATTCCGATCGGCGCCGACTTCGAGCGCATCAGCGCGCTGCAGGCCGACGACGAGTCGCTCGCGGCGCGGATGGCGGCGCTCTCGCAGGAGCTCTGCCTGGCGGGCCGCACGGTCGGCGTGGGCGTCGATCGGCTCGACTACACGAAAGGGATTCCCGAGCGCATCGCCGCGATCGAGCGGGTGCTGCGCGAGCGGCCGGACGTGCGCGAGCAGTTCGTCTTCGTCCAGGTCGGCGTGCCGTCCAGGAGCGACGTGCACGGCTACGCGGAGATCTCGGCCGAGATCGACGAGCTGGTGGCCCGCGTGAACCGGGAGCTCGGAGCGGCCGGCCGGCCCGGCCCGATCCTCTACATCAAACGCGCGTTCCAGCTCCCGGATCTGGTCGCGCTCTATCGGCTGGCCGACTTCTGCATCGTGTCGTCGCTGCACGACGGGATGAACCTGGTGGCGAAGGAGTTCGTGGCCGCGCGCGAGGATCTCGGCGGCGTGCTCATCCTGAGCGAGCTCGCCGGCGCCTCCGAGGAGCTGGCCGAATCGCTGCTCATCAATCCCTACGACGACCGTGGATTCGCCGAAGCGATCGCGCGCGCCATCGACATGCCGGAGTGGGAGCGGCGGCGCAGGATGCAGGCGCTCAGGCGGCGAGTGTCGGGGCGCAACGTGCTCGCCTGGGCCTCCGACATCCTCGATCGTCTGGAGCGCCAGCGTCGCGGCGAGTTCCTCGCGGGATGA
- a CDS encoding cysteine desulfurase: MTRSPIYLDAHATTPVDPRVLDAMLPYFARDFGNAASSTHAWGWRAKEAVERARREVAAVVGAQARDVIFTSGATESNNLAIRGVAARAPAERRHLAVSAIEHKSVLEVAAQLGREGWDVTLLPVGSDGRVDLDALSRIVTERTALVSVMAANNEIGVLQPLAEIARIVHERGALLHTDAAQAAGKVPLAVASDGIDLLSLTAHKMYGPKGCGALYVRRRVPIAPLLVGGGHEHGLRAGTLNVPGIVGLGRACAVAAEEMPAEARRLARLRDRLLDGLAALGGVTVNGSREHRLAHNLHVSFDGVDGEALLIGIGDIAVSSGSACTSASGLPSHVLSAIMGDAPVPSAAIRFGLGRFTTDDEIDDTIAKFSAVVRHLRQH, from the coding sequence TCGATGCCCACGCGACAACGCCCGTCGATCCGCGCGTGCTCGACGCGATGCTGCCGTACTTCGCGCGCGACTTCGGGAACGCGGCGTCCTCGACGCACGCGTGGGGCTGGCGCGCGAAAGAGGCGGTCGAGCGGGCGCGGCGCGAGGTCGCGGCCGTCGTGGGCGCCCAGGCGCGCGACGTCATCTTCACGAGCGGGGCCACCGAATCCAATAATCTCGCCATCCGCGGCGTCGCCGCCCGCGCGCCGGCCGAACGCCGCCATCTCGCCGTGTCGGCAATCGAGCACAAGTCCGTGCTCGAAGTGGCCGCCCAGCTCGGACGGGAGGGGTGGGACGTCACCCTGCTCCCGGTCGGATCCGACGGCCGCGTGGATCTCGACGCCCTCTCGCGGATCGTGACCGAACGGACGGCCCTCGTGAGCGTCATGGCGGCCAACAACGAGATCGGCGTGCTGCAGCCGCTGGCCGAGATCGCGCGGATCGTCCACGAACGCGGCGCGCTGCTGCACACCGACGCGGCGCAGGCTGCCGGGAAAGTGCCGCTCGCCGTGGCCTCGGACGGCATCGATCTGCTGTCGCTCACCGCGCACAAGATGTACGGGCCCAAGGGCTGCGGCGCGTTGTACGTGCGCCGCCGCGTGCCGATCGCCCCGCTGCTCGTCGGCGGCGGCCATGAGCACGGCCTGCGTGCGGGCACGCTGAACGTGCCCGGCATCGTCGGCCTGGGCCGCGCCTGCGCGGTGGCGGCCGAGGAGATGCCGGCAGAGGCGCGCCGGCTCGCGAGGCTTCGCGATCGCCTGCTCGATGGGCTCGCGGCGCTCGGCGGCGTCACGGTCAACGGGTCGCGTGAGCACCGGCTTGCCCACAATCTGCACGTGAGCTTCGACGGCGTGGACGGCGAGGCGCTCCTCATCGGTATCGGCGACATCGCCGTGTCGTCGGGCTCGGCCTGCACGTCGGCCTCAGGATTGCCCTCGCACGTGCTCAGTGCGATCATGGGCGACGCGCCCGTGCCTTCGGCGGCGATCCGCTTCGGGCTGGGCCGTTTCACGACGGACGACGAGATCGACGACACGATCGCGAAGTTCTCGGCGGTCGTGCGTCACCTCAGGCAGCACTGA